Proteins encoded in a region of the Salinicoccus sp. RF5 genome:
- a CDS encoding ribonuclease HI family protein, producing MARAYIDAAASKNPDMAAGAVVFKDEGSILEFTTFLGEMDNHEAEWSALAFAVDKALEHSFNSLIVHTDSKVIADSFDRNHVKNPVFKKYFDQISQHLDKFDLFIISWTPRGSNRRADELAKGTLYRNRKG from the coding sequence GTGGCAAGAGCATATATAGATGCGGCAGCATCGAAGAATCCTGATATGGCCGCCGGCGCGGTTGTCTTCAAGGATGAAGGGAGCATCCTCGAGTTCACCACCTTCCTTGGAGAGATGGACAACCACGAAGCGGAATGGTCTGCATTGGCGTTTGCAGTGGATAAGGCACTGGAGCATTCCTTCAATTCGCTGATCGTCCATACGGATTCAAAAGTGATCGCAGACAGTTTCGACAGGAATCATGTAAAAAATCCAGTATTCAAAAAATACTTCGATCAGATTTCACAGCACCTTGATAAATTCGACTTGTTCATCATCAGCTGGACGCCGAGGGGCAGTAACCGGCGGGCAGACGAACTGGCGAAGGGAACTTTGTACAGGAACAGAAAAGGCTGA